Within the Macadamia integrifolia cultivar HAES 741 unplaced genomic scaffold, SCU_Mint_v3 scaffold1062, whole genome shotgun sequence genome, the region TTGAGTTGACCTAAGATTAGGTCCCACGCACTTGGATTCACATCTAATGCAAATCTATAATAGTATGTGAATTAGACctgggattaaaaaaataaaagactccaAAGCAACTAAATATTGTACAAAATGCAACTAAAGTGAGCAAGGCATGTTCTCAGTTCCAAAGTTTCCAAATTATTTatacccacccacccacccacccacccacatATGATCACATGAGAACCCAACCAGCTTGCATCTCTTTACACCTAGACATAGGCAGGAAGCGAAAATACTGCGTTGCCTTTGCCTAGATGCCTCCGTGTGGCCTCCCACTGGCTTGCACGTTGATATAGTGACCACGCAAGCGGATAGGGTTCTCttgctatatatatacaaggAAGTGCctgaatgacacctctataggtgCATTTAGAACTTGGACAACTTCTAATTGTCgtttgtcttattcccaaagtTGTTTAAGATAAGGATATAAAAGGgtattcaaaaataatttgaaattgatttatcattatatcattatcaaaagATGTCATTGTCTTACACATTTTTCGAGTAAACATGTGACATGACATTATTATCCtaattgaaaaatatttatgtaTCATACTAGAAGGataaaaaagtaaggttacaaattatttgacatcttgagttgtaaccttactccgtgtgtgtgtgtgtgtgtgtgtgtgtgtgtgtggagttGTAAGATTACATTTTTTGCTCTTCTagcataatatttttttttccaataagattaaatcatgtcatttcacatgtgtactcGAAAAATGTGCAAGACAATGACAACTTTTGATAATAACATAACGAcaaatcactttcaaattattttaaaaaccatttctttccctccattaaataattttaggaGTAAGATAAGCAATCAAAAAATAGGTCACAAGACTCAcaacttctctcttttttttttccccttgggtAATATTACATCCACACAAACTCGAATATGATAGGAGGGGCTGGAACTTGACGGGGCTGAGTATCATTAACTCGGCACATGGTATGAAGAAACTGTCTCCACTCTGATTGATGCTGTCGTCGATTGATGAAAAGAGTATAGGGCTTTGTTCCATACACATGATAGTCTGTTGTATATTCAATGTAATGGCAGGGTTGTAGGGTATGTGGAGGGTCAGTAATTTGTAGGAGAGCAGGAGGTCTATGAAAGAGGATAATGCTATGGTGCATAGGTATATCAGGGGACTCGGattgtgggaggagagatgTGAAAAGGTTCAACCAAGATTCCATAGGAGCAAATAGTTGTAGAAGCTGGAAAATTGGGAGGTTAGGACGGTGGGGTTGGATTGGACTACACCATTGAAAACACATCATCTGGATAGCTTGAAGGGGAAAGCTGATGGCTATGGAGTAGGCTGTACATAAATGCCAGAAAATGCATTTATATATGAGGGGTAATTCCTGTAAGTCATAGTAGGAATTGAGGGTGAAGACTGTGAGGTAGGGGAAGTCAGGGTGGCAAGAAGAACCAGCAAGGAAAAGACCTTCTTGCCGAAGGGCTATTCTGAGAAGTTGGATGGCTGTAAGCTTACTGTAGGTAAGGATGGCTTTGTAGGTTAAGGTATGAAGGATTTCAGGAGGAAGGTGAGAAGGGATAGCACAACAAAGGCTATGACTGGGTGGAGGTTGTGGTGAggctgaggaggaggaagatgaggcTCCTGGGGTTAAAGGGTATAGGAGTGGGATAACGGAAAAGGTTGAGATAGGACGGGATAGGAAgtctgccaaaacattttcttttcctttgatgtgtttgatatcaaaggaccaCTTTGAGAACCACTGAGCCCATCGAAGAAGTTGATCATTGGGAAGAGTTCGTTGCCGGAATTCAAGCATCCGAGGGAAACTTGACATATCTAGTTCAATGAGGAACCTATGTCCAATGAGATGGAACTGAAACTTTTCAATGCCGCGGCGgactgcaagaatttccttaAACGTTGAATGATAGTGAGCTTCAGATGGTTTGAATGAACCACTCTTGTAACCACAGACGGTTCTTGTAGAATCAGGGTTTTCTTCAAGGAGAACcgcaccccagtgagtatcactagcatcgGTTTGGAGAATTCTACGCCCATCAGAGggaatctgtaaacaggggAGTCTTGTAGATAACTGCTTCAGAGCTTGAATAGCTGCTGAATGTTCAGATGACCagggaggagcattctttcGCAAGAGTTGATGAAGTACAGACgtgtgtctgatttgttgaggaagaaactcagtcatataattgactataccaaggaattgctgGATCTGATGTTTTGTCAGAGGACCATCAGGAAATTGCTGTAGAGAAGTAGCAATATGGGGTTGaagttcatatgttcctttggtaatagtaactccaagaaaatcaatggttgaaacaccaatctgcattttctttgaggagagcatgattccatagtcttgaacaatctgatggaaCTGTTGGAGAAGACAGAGATGGTCAGCCTGTGTAGAGGAAAATAGGAGgatgtcatcaatataaatcagggcaTGTTCTTGAATGGGAGCAAAAAtctgcatcatggcacgctgaaAAATTGATGGAGCTGTCTTCaaaccaaatggcataactgtccactgtaaatgATAACNNNNNNNNNNNNNNNNNNNNTTTCCAATGCGATTAAatcatgtcatttcacatgtgtactcGAAAAATGTGCAAGACAACGACAACTTTTGATAATAACATAACGAcaaatcactttcaaattattttaaaaaccatttctttccctccattaaataattttaagaGTAAGATAAGGAGCAATCAAAAAACCGGTCACAAGACTCAcaacttctctcttttttttttttccccttgggtAACATTACACCCACACACACTCGAATATGACAGGGTTCGATCTCACGACCTCCTCCCTGGGTGCCAGCTCTTCAAGCCGAAGCTGCCACCAATGGGCTAAGGTGCGTTCGCAACTTCtcactttaccactttggtgacaacaaaaaaaaaaaaatggctgtATAGAGCAATCTTGTTGTACCTAAAGTAagtgaaagagaaagaaagaacgcTTTCTGTTTTAGCTATCTTAACATTAGTTCTTTGGCTTACCATATCATCACCGGTGGCAGGAATCCAATCGTTGGTTGCTGGGTTTCCCCTGCAAGAGGAGTGGCAAGCAGAGCAGGTGTCTAGTGCTAGCTTAAAGCAACTTCCATTCGTGTTCTCTGTCCTGATGAATCCTGTTCCAGTCTgccaaagcaaaacaaaaatcaCCAAAATTGAAAACCTTAAACATGAGCTCAGAAAATTTCTCTCTAACACCACCTTATACCGTATGGTGTTGCTTGTCCACGCAGTTGAGGTCTTTGTAGTATTCCGTCTCCACATATTCCTCTCCAGCGCTCCCCTTGTAAACCAATTTCTTCGATCAATACAGCCAAAGAACAACCAGACAAAACAAGACAATCTAACAAAATTCAGAATTTTATTGGTATAAATGATACAATAATAGCCTTTTCTCAGCTCattttgtgattcaatcaaCAATAGTTTCAGATCAGAATCTAAACCTAATTAAGAAGCAAAAGGTAAGAAAGGAAAAGATCAAACGAAATCAAAACCTGGGGATCGTTCTCGAGCTGTTGAAACTTGATCAATTCGGGGATGAAATCGGAGGAGTTATCAAGTGTGTCTGTGTATTGAGAAGAATACTCGCTGCGTTGGGGTTTGGTGTGGCGTTTGGGAGCTAATTCATCAAAGTAACCCCTCGTTTCTTCCTCGATCCTCGCCTCTTCCTCCTCTGACAAATGAACATCGCTCCGATTCGGCCTCCTATCcgccattttcttcttcttcctctacagTTTCTCTACTTACTGCGTAATGAAACGATCAATGGTGAGAGCAAAGTAGCATGGAAGGGTCTGATTTATAGAAATTTCTAATCTATTTGTGACATTTTCCACGAAAGCTTTTATGATCTGGATGGATCAACATCAACCGACAAGTAACGTGGTTGGGTTGTGGACTGTGAGAAATTTTTCTAAGCTCTCTAAGGAGAGTAAGGGACCCCAGAGGGTGGTTGTGAATTTGACTCGTTGAAATGTGGATGCGGGAAAAAGAACAAGTTGAACAGTTCGAGTGCTGATGTGAGAGACACGAAGCACTCACCACCAAACGAGAAAGCTTAcgatatggttttttttttttttttaaccaaagtggtaaagtgaGAAGTTGCGAACGCAACCTTAGCCCAGTGGGTTTTCAAACAGTGACAAGCCCTAGGTTTAGCCCCGGTTCTCTCCCCAAAACCATGGTTACAAGGAGAAGGCGCCCAGGGACTTATATGATCGCGGTGTTGGACCTGCtcttccgatgtgggactaagtTCGTTAGTTCCCGCCAGACACGCATCGGCTGCACATCCACCCACcgcctggctctgataccagtttttCTCTTATTGGCTCTCTCTGCCAAATTCATTCCTTaaggggctttaaatagccaaggATACAAGAGACACGTGGGACCCAGGTCACATGGCCTTCACATGGCTTCACATGATGGTGGGACCGTAGGTCGAGAGTGTCGGCATACAGACTTAATACATACGCCATACANNNNNNNNNNNNNNNNNNNNcacctctctctctctctctctctctctctctctctagcctgGTCGTCTTCTCTCATTACCGCCGCTCCACCGTcttgcttcctcttcttcttttaccttttcctttccctttcctcACGGTCTTTGGCCGCCTTCAttctaaaaaatttgaaaaaatttccGATCCCCactgcccctctctctctctctctctctctggcctGATCGACTTCTCTATCTCCAGCTCTTGTCATCGTCAGATGGGCCGATGCAACACCCCGAGGCCTCTCTAGACAAAACGTAAAAAGGCAAGCCGCCCATGAAGCAGCTTCACCTTTGTTGctgcaaaataataataataataataatgttgtCTACCACTACTTGTTAGCGGCATTTTCAAGTGCACCTTTCCCTGAACCCcctgctttatttattttattttattttatttttcttctattgcaCTATGGAGAGTAGTGTAGAGGTCGAAGAGGTGGGAGCGGCATGAGGGGAGTGGAAGGATTTCAGAGCTATGAAGAAAGGGATTGAAAGAATTGAATCCAGAGGACGAGGGTGGGAGGAGATCCAATGTAGggtagggagagggagaggggtgAGAAGGCCGAAGTGCCTCACAAATCAGTTGCAAAGGGTAGcgggaagaggggagagagaaagagggaaaaaaagaaggtatAGCATGGTGGATTGAAGATTTGAATATCTTCTTTCGATCCAGCGGTTTTATTTAAGATGATTAAATCCTACAGTTAGAATCCTGCTAACACATAAGATTCCATGGTAgcccgctagcatacctatccctctcccttaaaaatatttacttaatccCCAAAGTTAATTATTGTTCATGggcccaagaaaaaaataaaaacaaactcCCTAAAATAACCTCGACCTTACTTACTATGCATAATTATTGAGGTAGAATCATATTAGTattgtgtttgagattttaaatgtaaccgcaagtgtacggatcagtgtagctacgggtcgaacttagggagagcagccactttattttattttattttaataatgcgaaagtgaacctattaatggttgtgatataattctaactacagtcctaaacatatgtatctaaaataacgtcctaaccattcgtcatctaagaatttaaagacacaagccaagcaattaaaattaaataaataaataagtgaaaataaacaacccatgcaattaaaaaaaaataaaagaaaaaaaaatgctgaaataaaaataaagtaaaagaaatgggagaaagctagagagagactcacaagtaggtttctctacttagcccgagggatgcatcataatatgagcttccctacttgactagagagtcactcttacaagggttactctacttggctttagggaaagggagacaattaaaataaaaacaataaattgatggttctatggctaggaggggcaaagccaacacatacacgccatgaaccttgggggaaaatgatagcaataatgtaacgactgaaattaaaattctaaattaagaaataaatggtagtcagaagagggaatgagaggggggagaaaagactactgagggagcctacttacttgaacttcaatgcttgaacttgaaagcttgggtgatttgagatactaccagtactaaaaaccagatctagaataaaccaaatctgaaatttctagtactagagaaaacaaatctggaaaaaaaaattgctccacggctcgtgatcttgtcacctagatctaagcctaaaactataacttacaaaattacaactcaattgcataaataataaacataaaaggctgaataagaataaaagagtgcttgcattaattgacataaaaaactattacaaaagtgattaaagcaaaaatagagaagaactaaaactaaagagagtgagagagggagagaaagaagaaaactaagcataaactataaagtaaactaaggagaataataattaggatggggggaggaaggggcttttatagggcttttgtcttgcctccttccttctacaagtcttctttaagaaaagaaagaaaataaaataaaataaaatattggtaaaaatcttcattctctgagatattgtgtgaggaaggagaaaatctgtttccaaaattaacaaattctattacttccttgcaatatttaccaatatcttacaatcttgattaaatcataaaggaatctctgcatagcatcttcaagatcttgtgaggtggcaaggagagagaataatcttcaggattttgtaggagagaggatgtggtatcaatgagtgggtcccacctttggactggttcttgattcactttaagcactttctcttgtaaacttggaaactaaaaaaaaaaaaaacaagaaaaataaaagtagtactatccaaagtggggcaaaatgtacacttatatcctaagatttcacacattattgtgctcatcatatTGTGTCTTGAAAACCAACGTGATTCACCTAGCAACTCTGAAACGAAATAACAATTAGGAAAAGAAGCGGGATGACCAAAGGTAATCCCTCCCTTCCAATATTCATCTGAGATTAGGAATTGCGTATGGCCCTTGCACCCAGATACATTGAGGGTGAAATAAACGATCCACACCCacataaaagggaaaatgaatCTGGGTATGCCTCCGATATAAGGGAAAAGCGGTATAcccatatatctctctcctccttagtAGGAAAAACTCCTTATATCCCTCTCATCCTAGCCCTCTCATTGGTTGAGCTATTGGCTCTAGGAAACCCATCGATATGCTTAATCTCCTCTCTTAATATAAGGAAAAATATTGAATATGCCGTTGATATGCCAGGTATGTGTTTCTCTCTTTGCTCCTTATTACtatcgaaaatccgtatgagctgatcctgcacaagcacagaaggcagagacCTGGAGGTTTATCCGGGATTAGTCCTTCGATGCCAAGTTAGAAATCGGTCGCACAgtttttcacaagggtaatggtgtgggtctttTTTTGCTtacctttcttcctcctctcaggccctctcttatagtccttagggtttagggtttcactttttcttggaggagtcctcatcgggtccgcctcctttccttttcgagtcctacccggatacgtcctatccccttcgtggagaatattctcttcacgcggttggcGCGGTCAGAATccttgcggcctctatcaggtgggcgacacgtgtcctttccttagataccacgtgtgCTTACcttactgggcaatcaatttggccatatcagtagcccccttactcccataaggaggctcttcctgtgggagtaatcaagtTTTTCgtcattttctctcattcatGCGTCCCTTAGGCCTCATTCTTTCGGCTTTGGCTTTAGTTTTGCTTGTGATCGGGACCTTCAATCAGGTATGCTCGGGCCtgacctgagcccccaaccgaggtaaggaccctcggtcagatctgcttggcctttgcctgagtCCCCAACCGATGtaatgaccttcggtcaggtccgctcggcctttgcctgagctcccaaccgaggtaaggaccttcggtcaagtccgctaGGACTTTGCCTGAGTTCCCAatcgaggtaaagaccttcagtcaggtccgctcggctatTGCCTGAGATCCGAAttaaggtaaggaccttcgatcaggtctgctcggccttttcctgagcccccaactaaggtaaggacctttgatCAAGTCCGCTCAACCTttacctgagcccccaaccgaggtaaggaccttcggtcaggttcgcttgacctttgcctgagctcccaaccgaggtaaggaccttcccaatttggagctagctttccttgatgcctcgggtctgatacttcTACCCTTATGAGGACGATGTCACACATTCTGAACTCATTCTTTCGGACTTTggagttgtagtgcctcgcaaccctctgctggtagacggcgatcctttcttgcgaggtgtccctgacttcgatcaagaggtctaaattcgcttggagtcctttatcgttttcttcttcattgtagtactgaatccaaTGGGTTACGGCCTCTACCTCCATCGGAAGTACAACTtcggtgccgtaagttaaaatgaagggtgtttctccagtgaccgatctctcagttgtgcggtaagctcagaggatgttgtacaacttatctgcccataaccctttggcatcatccaatctcttctttattccttggagcaggtacggttggttacctctgtcagcctGTCGGTCGATGGATAACCGACAAATGTTTTCCTATGGTCAATGCAGAGGGCATCACAAAATAAGCCGAAAGTCGagttggcgaactgagttccattgtccgttaccaccaccCGAGGGATTTCAAATCGATAAACTACcgccctctggaagaagttccttacattcttttcggatatcgtcgccagtgcttcggcctctgcccatttcatgaagtagtctaccgccaccactacaaacttcctttgtctcgtggccagggcgAATGGGCcaaggatgtccattccccatatgacgaatggtattgggcttgatagggatgagagctcggtagagtgctgcctggggatgggggcgaacatctgacacttgacgcacttcctgACTAACTATTCCATGTTCTTCCTCATTGTCAACCAAAATAGGCCCTGCCTCaacactttatgtgccaaggcccgggcttccaagtgttggccgcatatcccttcatgtactTCACGGAGTGCGTACTCACCATTGGTGGGTTCaagcacttgaggtacggcacggtgaaccctattttgtacagcatctcgtccttcagaaggaagcgtgctgacctcattcgtaccttccttgcctcgtccctattctcgaggagtgttccttccttcagatattcggttatggcatccatccagctataACCGTATTCGcctacgggtaatacctcttggggtctttcggtacttgattgtggtagcacttcaaaatacacggatcgtccaaggtctgtgaagtcggaggtggccaactgcgacaatgcgtctgcactagcattctcttctcgtggcacTTGCCTTACCTCAAACTCCTTGAAGGCTATTATTCTTTCTagcactgtcttcaagtactcagccatcctttgttctttggcttcgcagtctccattcacctatcgtaccacgagctgtgaatcactatgcaccaccagctcctgtaccatcaaagcccatgCTAGATTAATTCCGACTattaatgtaatatcccgcttcttaaacccggtctgatttcgtgattgaaccggtttaaccatgcaggaactgagccagaggatattagagcgggctccttatgggctatgatggcacgggtgaccttaaacaccggctggcccgacaagtccgagccagtgccagaagagacgggagtgcccaaaccgtgtacgtgcacctaccataaggctatgtacggataaaacaggtattatatccatattttaaggtatatacgtatgctacatcgtatgcctggggtggggttcgagccgaggtccgaacccggtcaaaatcccaagttttggctctcaggcgggtataacaggtgggtacaccca harbors:
- the LOC122062526 gene encoding uncharacterized protein LOC122062526 isoform X2 → MADRRPNRSDVHLSEEEEARIEEETRGYFDELAPKRHTKPQRSEYSSQYTDTLDNSSDFIPELIKFQQLENDPQGSAGEEYVETEYYKDLNCVDKQHHTTGTGFIRTENTNGSCFKLALDTCSACHSSCRGNPATNDWIPATGDDMMQATLRLDKPNGSNI
- the LOC122062526 gene encoding uncharacterized protein LOC122062526 isoform X1, producing MADRRPNRSDVHLSEEEEARIEEETRGYFDELAPKRHTKPQRSEYSSQYTDTLDNSSDFIPELIKFQQLENDPQKLVYKGSAGEEYVETEYYKDLNCVDKQHHTTGTGFIRTENTNGSCFKLALDTCSACHSSCRGNPATNDWIPATGDDMMQATLRLDKPNGSNI